The Papaver somniferum cultivar HN1 chromosome 3, ASM357369v1, whole genome shotgun sequence genome includes a region encoding these proteins:
- the LOC113357931 gene encoding uncharacterized protein LOC113357931 isoform X1, protein MEIDESNNETGKETPMDQQDNIDNLEVNEGNESKLISSTDEEISDYKDSPKHSEDTWDVNLKVDLNLSSLESDGEVASFSQAIQSPCCNQMERLSNSSANTSIHLNQHASEEMNGDVIDFVPDLAKIFSEDQVEMLQRTRDNEGEVFEDFTDTKDYLQINPGFEYMANSKWQCSSSSYNEQSLPCADLGEGSKSMEEKGNIDRISELPDALIHHIFSFLNIKYILQTCILSRRYRYLWASLPTLRLSEHSMVCNTDDSFEELNKYVVFVDRLLLLRDSSSDIQTFQLKWKNVGNLLSDLDFKYEVTRHVATWIMAAVKHNIQELNLTMWLREMIKLPDCLFTCKSLTKLNFS, encoded by the coding sequence ATGGAAATCGATGAATCTAATAATGAAACTGGAAAAGAGACTCCGATGGATCAACAGGATAACATCGATAATTTGGAAGTAAATGAAGGTAATGAAAGTAAGTTGATATCATCTACTGATGAAGAAATCTCGGATTACAAAGATTCACCAAAACATTCAGAAGATACGTGGGATGTTAATCTTAAAGTCGACTTGAATTTGTCTTCTCTTGAATCAGATGGGGAGGTGGCTTCTTTTTCTCAAGCAATTCAGTCTCCTTGTTGCAATCAGATGGAACGATTGTCTAATTCTTCTGCGAATACTTCAATTCATCTAAATCAACATGCTTCTGAAGAAATGAATGGTGATGTTATTGATTTTGTTCCTGACCTTGCTAAGATATTTTCTGAAGATCAAGTTGAGATGTTGCAAAGAACAAGAGACAATGAGGGTGAAGTGTTTGAAGATTTTACTGACACAAAAGATTACCTACAAATCAATCCAGGCTTTGAATACATGGCAAATTCAAAATGGCAGTGCTCCTCCTCCTCCTATAATGAACAATCTCTTCCTTGTGCTGATTTAGGTGAAGGATCAAAATCAATGGAGGAGAAAGGTAATATAGATAGAATCAGTGAATTACCTGATGCTTTAATTCATCACATTTTTTCTTTCCTTAACATAAAATATATTCTACAAACTTGTATTCTGTCGAGAAGATATAGGTATCTCTGGGCTTCTCTACCTACTTTGAGATTATCCGAGCACTCTATGGTTTGTAATACGGATGATAGTTTCGAAGAGTTGAATAAATATGTTGTTTTTGTGGATAGATTACTACTTCTGCGTGATAGTTCATCAGATATCCAAACCTTCCAACTTAAATGGAAAAATGTTGGTAACTTGCTTAGTGATTTGGATTTTAAGTACGAAGTAACAAGACATGTTGCCACATGGATCATGGCTGCTGTTAAGCATAATATTCAAGAGCTAAATCTTACCATGTGGTTAAGGGAGATGATTAAATTGCCAGACTGTTTGTTCACCTGTAAATCGCTGACAAAGTTAAACTTTTCTTGA
- the LOC113357931 gene encoding uncharacterized protein LOC113357931 isoform X3 → MEIDESNNETGKETPMDQQDNIDNLEVNEGNESKLISSTDEEISDYKDSPKHSEDTWDVNLKVDLNLSSLESDGEVASFSQAIQSPCCNQMERLSNSSANTSIHLNQHASEEMNGDVIDFVPDLAKIFSEDQVEMLQRTRDNEGEVFEDFTDTKDYLQINPGFEYMANSKWQCSSSSYNEQSLPCADLGEGSKSMEEKGI, encoded by the exons ATGGAAATCGATGAATCTAATAATGAAACTGGAAAAGAGACTCCGATGGATCAACAGGATAACATCGATAATTTGGAAGTAAATGAAGGTAATGAAAGTAAGTTGATATCATCTACTGATGAAGAAATCTCGGATTACAAAGATTCACCAAAACATTCAGAAGATACGTGGGATGTTAATCTTAAAGTCGACTTGAATTTGTCTTCTCTTGAATCAGATGGGGAGGTGGCTTCTTTTTCTCAAGCAATTCAGTCTCCTTGTTGCAATCAGATGGAACGATTGTCTAATTCTTCTGCGAATACTTCAATTCATCTAAATCAACATGCTTCTGAAGAAATGAATGGTGATGTTATTGATTTTGTTCCTGACCTTGCTAAGATATTTTCTGAAGATCAAGTTGAGATGTTGCAAAGAACAAGAGACAATGAGGGTGAAGTGTTTGAAGATTTTACTGACACAAAAGATTACCTACAAATCAATCCAGGCTTTGAATACATGGCAAATTCAAAATGGCAGTGCTCCTCCTCCTCCTATAATGAACAATCTCTTCCTTGTGCTGATTTAGGTGAAGGATCAAAATCAATGGAGGAGAAAG GAATCTGA
- the LOC113357931 gene encoding F-box/LRR-repeat protein At3g59190-like isoform X2 yields MYFPRLRYLALTGVSLGDENLTSKLFSSCPGLESLVLADCSIKFDFSSLSLKHFHLDNCDDVCESTDDYDITVKLSAPNLTSLICKDYMSQDYSLENLSSLVTADIGMKASDDYRVDLPKTVSELATEVKELYGAQMVKFIRAVSNVRDLTLSSPGFLEVVSESLDLLGDPYLQFSNLRFLKVETWVSSNCINTIAYLVRIFPNIESIFFTIEQTKLNANNTGGDWIVGSLFPCLHYLKFVQIRGIQGCPNELKFLQALLKKAIVLEKVTIFYYKTDSPERAAQLMEFKEMLLAYPSASPSVSISIQS; encoded by the exons ATGTATTTCCCCCGACTAAGATATCTGGCACTCACGGGAGTCTCACTTGGCGATGAAAACTTAACTAGTAAGCTTTTCTCAAGCTGCCCAGGTTTGGAGTCTTTGGTGTTAGCAGATTGCAGTATAAAGTTCGATTTTTCCTCTCTTAGTCTTAAACACTTTCATCTGGATAATTGTGATGATGTTTGTGAGTCAACCGATGACTATGACATCACTGTTAAGTTATCCGCTCCAAATCTGACATCCCTTATCTGCAAAGATTATATGTCACAAGATTATTCTCTAGAGAACCTTTCTTCTCTAGTCACTGCTGATATTGGAATGAAAGCGAGTGATGATTATAGAGTGGATTTACCAAAAACTGTTTCAGAGCTCGCTACAGAGGTTAAAGAGTTGTATGGTGCTCAAATGGTAAAATTTATAAGAGCAGTCAGCAACGTAAGagatcttacattgtcctcaccTGGGTTCCTCGAG GTTGTCTCGGAATCTCTCGACTTGCTAGGTGACCCCTACTTGCAGTTCAGTAATCTACGGTTTTTGAAGGTTGAAACATGGGTGTCAAGTAACTGCATAAATACGATAGCATACTTGGTCAGGATATTTCCTAACATCGAATCTATTTTCTTCACAATTGAGCAG ACAAAGTTAAATGCGAACAACACAGGAGGCGATTGGATAGTAGGGTCGTTATTTCCTTGCCTGcactatctcaagtttgttcAAATACGGGGTATCCAAGGATGTCCCAATGAACTTAAGTTCTTGCAAGCTTTGTTAAAGAAAGCCATTGTCTTGGAGAAAGTAACCATTTTCTATTATAAAACAGACTCACCTGAGAGAGCTGCACAACTGATGGAATTCAAAGAGATGCTACTTGCATATCCTAGTGCTTCACCAAGTGTCTCAATCTCGATTCAGTCGTAG
- the LOC113361857 gene encoding F-box/LRR-repeat protein At4g14103-like isoform X1: MIDDDDIDFGPDLTNIFSEVGVDMLQRTPPTHESNSLETNSDNEGKVFEDFTELKDDPQINTGFEFMESSKLHCSSYNEQSLGCAESGEGSELWGKKGSEDRISELPDALIHHIFSFLDMKYVVQTSVLSRRWRYLWSSLRTIEVVDIPFIKAGDAYEVTFNRFINFVDRLLLLRESSDIQSLNLVWLTVKLHLDVIGRYDIASRISTWIMAAVKHNIQELRLLIFACEIIKLPDCLFTCKSLTKFVFCGAGVEHTGFLLPDTMHFPHLRYLALSGVTLADENTLISKFFSSCPVLESLLLIDCSIHFDFSSLSLKHFQLDNCDTSGPTDTTVKLCAPNLISIICKDYMSQDYFLENLSSLVTADIGIRVKYADEDPKPEMLKIYSELATDVKELYRARMIKLLRAVRNVTDLRLSSSPVLLEVVSGSLDLLAGDPYFQFCNLRFLKVVTWVSRNCMNVIAYLVKISPNIESIFLTIEQSELNTNNTGGDWIVGSSSFPCLHYLKFVQIQGIQGCLNELKLLQVLLKKAVVLEKVTLFCSETDSPDRAAQLVEFKEMLLAYPSASSSVSISIQS; encoded by the exons ATGATTGATGATGATGACATTGATTTTGGTCCTGACCTTACTAATATTTTTTCTGAAGTTGGAGTTGATATGTTGCAAAGAACACCACCAACTCATGAATCTAATAGCTTGGAAACAAATTCAGACAATGAGGGTAAAGTGTTTGAAGATTTTACTGAATTAAAAGATGACCCACAAATCAATACTGGCTTTGAATTCATGGAAAGCTCAAAATTGCATTGCTCCTCTTATAATGAACAATCTCTTGGTTGTGCTGAATCAGGTGAAGGATCAGAATTATGGGGGAAGAAAGGAAGTGAAGATAGGATCAGTGAATTACCTGATGCGTTAATTCATCACATCTTTTCTTTCCTTGACATGAAATATGTTGTACAGACAAGTGTTTTGTCGAGAAGATGGAGGTATCTTTGGTCTTCTCTACGTACTATAGAAGTAGTGGACATCCCATTCATCAAAGCCGGAGACGCTTATGAAGTCACTTTCAATAGATTCATAAATTTTGTGGATAGGTTACTACTTCTGCGCGAAAGTTCAGATATCCAATCCTTAAATCTTGTATGGCTTACTGTTAAACTCCATCTTGATGTAATCGGCAGGTATGACATAGCTAGTCGTATCAGTACATGGATCATGGCTGCGGTTAAGCATAATATTCAAGAGCTACGTCTTTTGATCTTTGCGTGTGAAATAATTAAGTTGCCCGACTGCCTATTCACCTGCAAGTCACTGACGAAGTTTGTGTTTTGTGGTGCTGGTGTGGAACACACTGGCTTTCTTCTGCCTGATACAATGCATTTCCCTCACCTCAGATATCTGGCTCTTTCGGGAGTCACTCTTGCAGACGAAAACACTTTGATCAGTAAGTTTTTTTCAAGCTGTCCAGTTTTGGAGTCTTTGCTGCTAATAGACTGCAGTATACATTTCGATTTTTCTTCTCTTAGTCTTAAACACTTCCAATTGGACAATTGTGACACCTCTGGGCCCACTGATACCACTGTCAAGCTATGTGCTCCAAATCTCATATCCATTATCTGCAAAGATTATATGTCACAAGATTATTTTCTGGAGAATCTTTCTTCTCTAGTCACCGCTGATATTGGAATTAGAGTGAAATATGCTGATGAGGATCCTAAACCGGAAATGCTGAAAATATATTCAGAGCTTGCTACAGATGTAAAagagttgtatcgtgctcgaatGATAAAATTATTGAGAGCAGTCCGTAACGTGACAGATCTTAGGTTGTCCTCCTCACCTGTGCTTCTTGAG GTTGTCTCGGGATCTCTAGACTTGCTCGCAGGTGACCCCTACTTTCAGTTCTGTAATCTAAGATTTTTGAAGGTTGTAACATGGGTCTCGAGGAACTGCATGAATGTGATAGCTTACTTGGTCAAGATTTCCCCTAATATCGAATCTATTTTCTTAACAATAGAGCAG TCAGAGTTAAATACAAACAACACAGGAGGCGACTGGATAGTAGGATCGTCGTCATTTCCTTGCCTGCACTACCTCAAATTTGTTCAGATTCAGGGTATTCAAGGATGTCTCAATGAACTCAAGTTGTTGCAAGTTTTGTTGAAGAAAGCCGTTGTCTTGGAAAAAGTAACCCTTTTCTGTTCAGAAACAGACTCACCTGATAGAGCTGCACAATTGGTGGAATTCAAAGAGATGCTACTTGCATATCCAAGTGCTTCTTCAAGTGTCTCAATCTCGATTCAATCGTAG
- the LOC113361857 gene encoding F-box/LRR-repeat protein At4g14103-like isoform X2, translating to MIDDDDIDFGPDLTNIFSEVGVDMLQRTPPTHESNSLETNSDNEGEGSELWGKKGSEDRISELPDALIHHIFSFLDMKYVVQTSVLSRRWRYLWSSLRTIEVVDIPFIKAGDAYEVTFNRFINFVDRLLLLRESSDIQSLNLVWLTVKLHLDVIGRYDIASRISTWIMAAVKHNIQELRLLIFACEIIKLPDCLFTCKSLTKFVFCGAGVEHTGFLLPDTMHFPHLRYLALSGVTLADENTLISKFFSSCPVLESLLLIDCSIHFDFSSLSLKHFQLDNCDTSGPTDTTVKLCAPNLISIICKDYMSQDYFLENLSSLVTADIGIRVKYADEDPKPEMLKIYSELATDVKELYRARMIKLLRAVRNVTDLRLSSSPVLLEVVSGSLDLLAGDPYFQFCNLRFLKVVTWVSRNCMNVIAYLVKISPNIESIFLTIEQSELNTNNTGGDWIVGSSSFPCLHYLKFVQIQGIQGCLNELKLLQVLLKKAVVLEKVTLFCSETDSPDRAAQLVEFKEMLLAYPSASSSVSISIQS from the exons ATGATTGATGATGATGACATTGATTTTGGTCCTGACCTTACTAATATTTTTTCTGAAGTTGGAGTTGATATGTTGCAAAGAACACCACCAACTCATGAATCTAATAGCTTGGAAACAAATTCAGACAATGAGG GTGAAGGATCAGAATTATGGGGGAAGAAAGGAAGTGAAGATAGGATCAGTGAATTACCTGATGCGTTAATTCATCACATCTTTTCTTTCCTTGACATGAAATATGTTGTACAGACAAGTGTTTTGTCGAGAAGATGGAGGTATCTTTGGTCTTCTCTACGTACTATAGAAGTAGTGGACATCCCATTCATCAAAGCCGGAGACGCTTATGAAGTCACTTTCAATAGATTCATAAATTTTGTGGATAGGTTACTACTTCTGCGCGAAAGTTCAGATATCCAATCCTTAAATCTTGTATGGCTTACTGTTAAACTCCATCTTGATGTAATCGGCAGGTATGACATAGCTAGTCGTATCAGTACATGGATCATGGCTGCGGTTAAGCATAATATTCAAGAGCTACGTCTTTTGATCTTTGCGTGTGAAATAATTAAGTTGCCCGACTGCCTATTCACCTGCAAGTCACTGACGAAGTTTGTGTTTTGTGGTGCTGGTGTGGAACACACTGGCTTTCTTCTGCCTGATACAATGCATTTCCCTCACCTCAGATATCTGGCTCTTTCGGGAGTCACTCTTGCAGACGAAAACACTTTGATCAGTAAGTTTTTTTCAAGCTGTCCAGTTTTGGAGTCTTTGCTGCTAATAGACTGCAGTATACATTTCGATTTTTCTTCTCTTAGTCTTAAACACTTCCAATTGGACAATTGTGACACCTCTGGGCCCACTGATACCACTGTCAAGCTATGTGCTCCAAATCTCATATCCATTATCTGCAAAGATTATATGTCACAAGATTATTTTCTGGAGAATCTTTCTTCTCTAGTCACCGCTGATATTGGAATTAGAGTGAAATATGCTGATGAGGATCCTAAACCGGAAATGCTGAAAATATATTCAGAGCTTGCTACAGATGTAAAagagttgtatcgtgctcgaatGATAAAATTATTGAGAGCAGTCCGTAACGTGACAGATCTTAGGTTGTCCTCCTCACCTGTGCTTCTTGAG GTTGTCTCGGGATCTCTAGACTTGCTCGCAGGTGACCCCTACTTTCAGTTCTGTAATCTAAGATTTTTGAAGGTTGTAACATGGGTCTCGAGGAACTGCATGAATGTGATAGCTTACTTGGTCAAGATTTCCCCTAATATCGAATCTATTTTCTTAACAATAGAGCAG TCAGAGTTAAATACAAACAACACAGGAGGCGACTGGATAGTAGGATCGTCGTCATTTCCTTGCCTGCACTACCTCAAATTTGTTCAGATTCAGGGTATTCAAGGATGTCTCAATGAACTCAAGTTGTTGCAAGTTTTGTTGAAGAAAGCCGTTGTCTTGGAAAAAGTAACCCTTTTCTGTTCAGAAACAGACTCACCTGATAGAGCTGCACAATTGGTGGAATTCAAAGAGATGCTACTTGCATATCCAAGTGCTTCTTCAAGTGTCTCAATCTCGATTCAATCGTAG
- the LOC113361857 gene encoding F-box/LRR-repeat protein At4g14103-like isoform X3, whose product MIDDDDIDFGPDLTNIFSEVGVDMLQRTPPTHESNSLETNSDNEGKVFEDFTELKDDPQINTGFEFMESSKLHCSSYNEQSLGCAESGEGSELWGKKGSEDRISELPDALIHHIFSFLDMKYVVQTSVLSRRWRYLWSSLRTIEVVDIPFIKAGDAYEVTFNRFINFVDRLLLLRESSDIQSLNLVWLTVKLHLDVIGRYDIASRISTWIMAAVKHNIQELRLLIFACEIIKLPDCLFTCKSLTKFVFCGAGVEHTGFLLPDTMHFPHLRYLALSGVTLADENTLISKFFSSCPVLESLLLIDCSIHFDFSSLSLKHFQLDNCDTSGPTDTTVKLCAPNLISIICKDYMSQDYFLENLSSLVTADIGIRVKYADEDPKPEMLKIYSELATDVKELYRARMIKLLRAVRNVTDLRLSSSPVLLEVVSGSLDLLAGDPYFQFCNLRFLKVVTWVSRNCMNVIAYLVKISPNIESIFLTIEQS is encoded by the exons ATGATTGATGATGATGACATTGATTTTGGTCCTGACCTTACTAATATTTTTTCTGAAGTTGGAGTTGATATGTTGCAAAGAACACCACCAACTCATGAATCTAATAGCTTGGAAACAAATTCAGACAATGAGGGTAAAGTGTTTGAAGATTTTACTGAATTAAAAGATGACCCACAAATCAATACTGGCTTTGAATTCATGGAAAGCTCAAAATTGCATTGCTCCTCTTATAATGAACAATCTCTTGGTTGTGCTGAATCAGGTGAAGGATCAGAATTATGGGGGAAGAAAGGAAGTGAAGATAGGATCAGTGAATTACCTGATGCGTTAATTCATCACATCTTTTCTTTCCTTGACATGAAATATGTTGTACAGACAAGTGTTTTGTCGAGAAGATGGAGGTATCTTTGGTCTTCTCTACGTACTATAGAAGTAGTGGACATCCCATTCATCAAAGCCGGAGACGCTTATGAAGTCACTTTCAATAGATTCATAAATTTTGTGGATAGGTTACTACTTCTGCGCGAAAGTTCAGATATCCAATCCTTAAATCTTGTATGGCTTACTGTTAAACTCCATCTTGATGTAATCGGCAGGTATGACATAGCTAGTCGTATCAGTACATGGATCATGGCTGCGGTTAAGCATAATATTCAAGAGCTACGTCTTTTGATCTTTGCGTGTGAAATAATTAAGTTGCCCGACTGCCTATTCACCTGCAAGTCACTGACGAAGTTTGTGTTTTGTGGTGCTGGTGTGGAACACACTGGCTTTCTTCTGCCTGATACAATGCATTTCCCTCACCTCAGATATCTGGCTCTTTCGGGAGTCACTCTTGCAGACGAAAACACTTTGATCAGTAAGTTTTTTTCAAGCTGTCCAGTTTTGGAGTCTTTGCTGCTAATAGACTGCAGTATACATTTCGATTTTTCTTCTCTTAGTCTTAAACACTTCCAATTGGACAATTGTGACACCTCTGGGCCCACTGATACCACTGTCAAGCTATGTGCTCCAAATCTCATATCCATTATCTGCAAAGATTATATGTCACAAGATTATTTTCTGGAGAATCTTTCTTCTCTAGTCACCGCTGATATTGGAATTAGAGTGAAATATGCTGATGAGGATCCTAAACCGGAAATGCTGAAAATATATTCAGAGCTTGCTACAGATGTAAAagagttgtatcgtgctcgaatGATAAAATTATTGAGAGCAGTCCGTAACGTGACAGATCTTAGGTTGTCCTCCTCACCTGTGCTTCTTGAG GTTGTCTCGGGATCTCTAGACTTGCTCGCAGGTGACCCCTACTTTCAGTTCTGTAATCTAAGATTTTTGAAGGTTGTAACATGGGTCTCGAGGAACTGCATGAATGTGATAGCTTACTTGGTCAAGATTTCCCCTAATATCGAATCTATTTTCTTAACAATAGAGCAG AGTTAA
- the LOC113357932 gene encoding F-box/LRR-repeat protein At4g14103-like, which translates to METTDRISELPDGLIHHIFSFLDITDVLQTCTLSRRWRYLWLSLPTIKIDDFNIWDEDDDFVSFNRFINFVDRLLLLRDSISEIQTFKLVWGNVTVYLHGLALQYDVSSRLASWIMAAVKHNLQELITYIFVDQTIKLPGSLFSCKSLTKLEFSGGGRYLTDLVLPNITVYSFPRLRYLALMRVSLLGDESLTSKLFSSCPVLESLQLIDCSIKFNFSSLSLKHFESDNCTEWSTDDYAVTVKLCAPNLTSLICKDYMSQDYSLDNLSSLVTANIGMRVKNTDQDPTPEMPKIYSELATDVKKLYGARMVKFLRVVRNVTDLTLSSSPGFLEVVSESPDLLAGDPYFQFCNLRFLKAVTWVSRNCMNSIAYLVKISPNIESIFLTIQPTKSKTNSTGGDWIVGSSFPCMHYLKFVQIQGIQGCLNELKFLQVLLEKAIVLEKVTLFCYKTKSPKRAAQLMEFEEMLLAYPSASSRVSISIQS; encoded by the exons ATGGAAACAACGGATAGAATCAGTGAATTACCTGATGGGTTAATCCATCACATCTTTTCTTTCCTTGATATTACAGATGTTTTACAAACCTGTACTCTATCAAGAAGATGGAGGTATCTTTGGCTTTCTCTACCTACTATAAAAATAGACGACTTCAATATTTgggatgaggatgatgattttGTCTCATTCAATAGATTTATAAATTTTGTGGATAGATTGCTACTTTTGCGTGATAGTATTTCAGAGATCCAAACCTTCAAACTGGTATGGGGAAACGTTACTGTCTATCTACATGGCTTAGCATTGCAGTATGACGTATCAAGTCGTCTCGCCTCATGGATCATGGCTGCTGTTAAGCACAATCTTCAAGAGCTAATTACTTACATCTTTGTAGATCAGACGATTAAGTTGCCTGGCAGTTTATTCTCCTGTAAGTCATTGACAAAGTTAGAGTTTTCTGGTGGTGGTAGGTACTTGACAGACTTGGTTCTGCCAAATATTACAGTGTATAGTTTCCCCCGACTAAGATATCTGGCACTTATGAGAGTCTCACTGCTTGGCGATGAAAGCTTAACTAGTAAGCTTTTCTCAAGCTGCCCAGTTTTAGAGTCTTTGCAGTTAATAGATTGCAGTATAAAGTTCAATTTTTCTTCTCTTAGTCTTAAACACTTTGAATCCGACAATTGCACCGAATGGTCAACTGATGATTATGCCGTCACTGTCAAGTTATGTGCTCCAAATCTTACATCCCTTATCTGCAAAGATTATATGTCACAAGATTATTCTCTAGACAACCTTTCTTCCCTGGTCACCGCTAATATTGGAATGAGAGTGAAAAATACTGATCAGGATCCCACACCGGAAATGCCAAAAATTTATTCAGAGCTTGCTACAGATGTAAAAAAGTTGTATGGTGCTCGGATGGTTAAATTTTTAAGAGTAGTCCGTAACGTGACAGATCTTACGTTGTCCTCCTCACCTGGGTTCCTTGAG GTTGTCTCGGAATCTCCAGACTTGCTGGCAGGTGACCCCTACTTTCAGTTCTGTAATCTGAGATTTTTGAAGGCTGTAACATGGGTGTCAAGAAACTGCATGAATTCGATAGCATACTTGGTTAAGATATCCCCTAATATCGAATCTATTTTCTTAACAATACAACCG ACAAAGTCAAAGACAAACAGCACAGGAGGCGATTGGATAGTAGGATCATCATTTCCTTGCATGCACTACCTCAAGTTTGTTCAAATTCAGGGTATCCAAGGATGTCTCAATGAACTCAAGTTTTTACAAGTTTTGTTGGAGAAAGCCATTGTCTTGGAGAAAGTAACGCTTTTCTGTTATAAAACAAAGTCACCTAAAAGAGCTGCACAACTAATGGAATTCGAAGAGATGCTACTTGCATATCCTAGTGCTTCTTCAAGAGTGTCGATCTCGATTCAATCGTAG